Proteins co-encoded in one Cyprinus carpio isolate SPL01 chromosome B5, ASM1834038v1, whole genome shotgun sequence genomic window:
- the LOC109104754 gene encoding uncharacterized protein LOC109104754 yields the protein MSSYWAKRRRILKGVERDKQEIAAANNALLAVIPDFDQVNPPVNEHQHGMAPTSHGQTVTPEAQEITVDEVYEPGEIFSSSTEDSEEEEDCLRTQLAGFPESRIPEQSRENENQALREENQALREENQALREENQALREENQALRESTARAASDDSGSLQEQVKQVGTMLKTFARTGQSGADQTLMLRRLGEFGDVVRSMDNKMDTMLQHFSANVSVGELSLPGDLLLPLDTQEDLALLDNSLRQDKELQERFLRFLAIKCGRDLKTTVWRMLQSIFSNHLSINTTWTGVRDKACFRDMFLKTIVQRAIRKNQHRMPLMKPSRLTLRVT from the exons ATGTCTAGTTACTGGGCCAAAAGGAGACGAATATTGAAAGGAGTTGAGAGGGACAAACAGGAAATTGCAGCTGCAAACAATGCTCTACTTGCTGTTATTCCTGACTTTGACCAAGTAAATCCTCCTGTTAATGAACATCAACATGGAATGGCTCCAACAAGCCATGGACAAACTGTAACCCCTGAAGCACAGGAAATAACTGTTGATGAGGTGTATGAACCTGGTGAAATTTTTTCCTCAAGCACAGAAGAtagtgaggaggaagaggattGCCTAAGGACACAATTGGCAGG atttcCAGAGTCCAGAATTCCAGAACAAAGCCGTGAGAATGAGAACCAAGCCCTTAGGGAGGAGAACCAAGCCCTTAGGGAGGAGAACCAAGCCCTTAGGGAGGAGAACCAAGCCCTTAGGGAGGAGAACCAAGCTCTGAGGGAAAGCACTGCACGAGCAG CTTCGGATGACAGCGGCTCACTTCAAGAGCAGGTGAAGCAAGTTGGGACAATGTTGAAGACGTTTGCTCGCACTGGGCAATCAG GTGCAGATCAGACCTTAATGCTGCGACGTCTTGGAGAGTTTGGCGATGTTGTGCGTAGCATGGACAACAAAATGGACACTATGCTGCAACATTTCAGTGCCAATGTGTCTGTTGGAGAGTTATCCCTGCCAGGGGATCTGTTACTCCCCCTAGACACCCAGGAAGATTTGGCGTTGCTTGACAACAGTTTGAGGCAGGATAAAGAGCTCCAGGAACGATTT CTTCGGTTTTTGGCAATCAAATGTGGGAGGGACCTAAAGACAACCGTCTGGCGGATGCTTCAAAGTATCTTCTCTAATCACCTTTCCATCAATACAACCTGGACTGGAGTTAGGGATAAAGCATGTTTTAGAGACATGTTCCTGAAGACCATTGTTCAAA GAGCCATCCGCAAGAACCAACACAGGATGCCACTGATGAAGCCGTCCAGGTTAACGTTACGCGTTACCTGA
- the ugt2a5 gene encoding UDP glucuronosyltransferase 2 family, polypeptide A5 isoform X3: MLLYIVHTTIFRLNMKFTFDTIYTEIWGKPTTMCETMGKADIWLIRTYWDFEYPRPLLPNFKFVGGLHCKPTKPLPKELEEFVQSSGDHGIIVFSLGSMISNLTMERANTIASALGQIPQKVVWRYDGKTPETLAPNTKIYDWIPQNDLLGHPKTKAFITHGGTNGLYEAIYHGVPMVGLPLFADQPDNLMHMKTKGAAVVLDINKMQSEDLVDALKTVLNNPLYKESIMRLSRIHHDQPMKPLDQAVYWIEFVMQHKGAKHLRVQAHNLSWYQYHCLDVVAFLLSVAALITFLFIKTCCFLIRKCFRKTRPDAKAKKSKKE; this comes from the exons ATGCTCCTCTACATCGTACATACAACTATATTCAGACTGAACATGAAGTTTACGTTTGATacaatttacactgaaatatggg GAAAACCCACAACAATGTGTGAGACTATGGGAAAAGCCGACATCTGGTTGATTAGAACTTACTGGGATTTTGAGTATCCACGCCCACTCCTGCCTAATTTTAAATTTGTTGGAGGACTACACTGCAAACCCACCAAGCCTCTGCCAAAG GAACTGGAGGAGTTTGTTCAGAGCTCAGGAGATCATGGCATCATTGTGTTCTCATTGGGTTCCATGATCAGCAACCTGACAATGGAAAGAGCAAACACCATTGCTTCTGCTCTTGGCCAGATCCCACAAAAG GTTGTTTGGCGTTATGATGGGAAAACACCAGAAACTCTTGCCCCCAATACAAAAATCTATGACTGGATCCCACAGAATGATTTGCTTG GTCATCCAAAAACAAAGGCCTTCATTACCCATGGTGGGACAAATGGACTGTATGAGGCTATTTATCATGGTGTCCCAATGGTGGGCTTGCCACTGTTTGCTGACCAGCCTGATAACCTAATGCACATGAAAACCAAAGGAGCTGCTGTTGTTCTTGACATCAACAAAATGCAGTCCGAAGACCTGGTGGATGCACTCAAGACTGTCTTAAATAATCCATT ATACAAGGAGAGCATCATGAGACTATCCAGAATCCACCATGATCAGCCAATGAAGCCTCTGGACCAGGCAGTTTACTGGATTGAATTTGTGATGCAGCATAAAGGAGCTAAACATCTCCGAGTTCAGGCACATAATCTGAGCTGGTATCAGTACCACTGCCTGGATGTAGTGGCCTTCTTACTATCAGTTGCTGCATTGATCACATTCCTCTTTATTAAAACATGCTGTTTCCTTATCCGTAAATGTTTCAGAAAGACTCGTCCTGATGCCAAAgcaaaaaagagtaaaaaagagTGA
- the ugt2a5 gene encoding UDP glucuronosyltransferase 2 family, polypeptide A5 isoform X2 — MCFMERVKNVIVYVVYSFAFRMASMSLDNYYSEVLGKPTTMCETMGKADIWLIRTYWDFEYPRPLLPNFKFVGGLHCKPTKPLPKELEEFVQSSGDHGIIVFSLGSMISNLTMERANTIASALGQIPQKVVWRYDGKTPETLAPNTKIYDWIPQNDLLGHPKTKAFITHGGTNGLYEAIYHGVPMVGLPLFADQPDNLMHMKTKGAAVVLDINKMQSEDLVDALKTVLNNPLYKESIMRLSRIHHDQPMKPLDQAVYWIEFVMQHKGAKHLRVQAHNLSWYQYHCLDVVAFLLSVAALITFLFIKTCCFLIRKCFRKTRPDAKAKKSKKE, encoded by the exons ATGTGCTTCATGGAAAGAGTGAAAAATGTGATTGTGTATGTTGTTTATTCGTTCGCGTTTCGGATGGCCTCGATGAGTTTGGATAATTACTACAGTGAAGTATTAG GAAAACCCACAACAATGTGTGAGACTATGGGAAAAGCCGACATCTGGTTGATTAGAACTTACTGGGATTTTGAGTATCCACGCCCACTCCTGCCTAATTTTAAATTTGTTGGAGGACTACACTGCAAACCCACCAAGCCTCTGCCAAAG GAACTGGAGGAGTTTGTTCAGAGCTCAGGAGATCATGGCATCATTGTGTTCTCATTGGGTTCCATGATCAGCAACCTGACAATGGAAAGAGCAAACACCATTGCTTCTGCTCTTGGCCAGATCCCACAAAAG GTTGTTTGGCGTTATGATGGGAAAACACCAGAAACTCTTGCCCCCAATACAAAAATCTATGACTGGATCCCACAGAATGATTTGCTTG GTCATCCAAAAACAAAGGCCTTCATTACCCATGGTGGGACAAATGGACTGTATGAGGCTATTTATCATGGTGTCCCAATGGTGGGCTTGCCACTGTTTGCTGACCAGCCTGATAACCTAATGCACATGAAAACCAAAGGAGCTGCTGTTGTTCTTGACATCAACAAAATGCAGTCCGAAGACCTGGTGGATGCACTCAAGACTGTCTTAAATAATCCATT ATACAAGGAGAGCATCATGAGACTATCCAGAATCCACCATGATCAGCCAATGAAGCCTCTGGACCAGGCAGTTTACTGGATTGAATTTGTGATGCAGCATAAAGGAGCTAAACATCTCCGAGTTCAGGCACATAATCTGAGCTGGTATCAGTACCACTGCCTGGATGTAGTGGCCTTCTTACTATCAGTTGCTGCATTGATCACATTCCTCTTTATTAAAACATGCTGTTTCCTTATCCGTAAATGTTTCAGAAAGACTCGTCCTGATGCCAAAgcaaaaaagagtaaaaaagagTGA
- the ugt2a5 gene encoding UDP glucuronosyltransferase 2 family, polypeptide A5 isoform X1 → MCFMERVKNVIVYVVYSFAFRMASMSLDNYYSEVLGTSTVEKERTQSPNMSESSWSGKPTTMCETMGKADIWLIRTYWDFEYPRPLLPNFKFVGGLHCKPTKPLPKELEEFVQSSGDHGIIVFSLGSMISNLTMERANTIASALGQIPQKVVWRYDGKTPETLAPNTKIYDWIPQNDLLGHPKTKAFITHGGTNGLYEAIYHGVPMVGLPLFADQPDNLMHMKTKGAAVVLDINKMQSEDLVDALKTVLNNPLYKESIMRLSRIHHDQPMKPLDQAVYWIEFVMQHKGAKHLRVQAHNLSWYQYHCLDVVAFLLSVAALITFLFIKTCCFLIRKCFRKTRPDAKAKKSKKE, encoded by the exons ATGTGCTTCATGGAAAGAGTGAAAAATGTGATTGTGTATGTTGTTTATTCGTTCGCGTTTCGGATGGCCTCGATGAGTTTGGATAATTACTACAGTGAAGTATTAG GAACTTCCACAGTAGAGAAAGAAAGGACTCAGTCGCCAAATATGAGCGAATCTTCTTGGTCTG GAAAACCCACAACAATGTGTGAGACTATGGGAAAAGCCGACATCTGGTTGATTAGAACTTACTGGGATTTTGAGTATCCACGCCCACTCCTGCCTAATTTTAAATTTGTTGGAGGACTACACTGCAAACCCACCAAGCCTCTGCCAAAG GAACTGGAGGAGTTTGTTCAGAGCTCAGGAGATCATGGCATCATTGTGTTCTCATTGGGTTCCATGATCAGCAACCTGACAATGGAAAGAGCAAACACCATTGCTTCTGCTCTTGGCCAGATCCCACAAAAG GTTGTTTGGCGTTATGATGGGAAAACACCAGAAACTCTTGCCCCCAATACAAAAATCTATGACTGGATCCCACAGAATGATTTGCTTG GTCATCCAAAAACAAAGGCCTTCATTACCCATGGTGGGACAAATGGACTGTATGAGGCTATTTATCATGGTGTCCCAATGGTGGGCTTGCCACTGTTTGCTGACCAGCCTGATAACCTAATGCACATGAAAACCAAAGGAGCTGCTGTTGTTCTTGACATCAACAAAATGCAGTCCGAAGACCTGGTGGATGCACTCAAGACTGTCTTAAATAATCCATT ATACAAGGAGAGCATCATGAGACTATCCAGAATCCACCATGATCAGCCAATGAAGCCTCTGGACCAGGCAGTTTACTGGATTGAATTTGTGATGCAGCATAAAGGAGCTAAACATCTCCGAGTTCAGGCACATAATCTGAGCTGGTATCAGTACCACTGCCTGGATGTAGTGGCCTTCTTACTATCAGTTGCTGCATTGATCACATTCCTCTTTATTAAAACATGCTGTTTCCTTATCCGTAAATGTTTCAGAAAGACTCGTCCTGATGCCAAAgcaaaaaagagtaaaaaagagTGA